A stretch of DNA from Methylosinus sp. LW4:
GACCTCCTCGCGCTCGGGCAGCCGCGCGACCTTCGGCGGCGGCGGTGGGGCGGGCTCCCTCGGTGTCGCGCGATCGATTCCATAAGCGCGGGATATTCGCGCCACGCGATCCTCCGGCGATAGCGGAGACGGCGTCGCCTCCTCGCGCAGCAGGGCCCCGATGGGGGGAGGGCGCACAGGCCCGGCGTCGCGCTCCGTGGCGCGGGTCGCTTTTTCCAGGCTATCGAGAATGGTCGCGAAATTCGTCATGGTCCCGAGCCGCAGGCAGGGCCGGGATCATGACCGCGAAGGAGTGAAAGATTGGTTGACCGGGCGGGCGCGCCGTCCCGTTCAGCCGTGCGTCGCGTGCTGCAGCCTGTCGGCGACCTCTCGGAAGGGGTCGACGCTCGGCGGGGATTGCGGCGACTGAGTCAGCGCCTCATAGAGCTTGGGAACGAGCTGCACGGCCTGGTCCAGCTCCACATCCGCGCCCCGCTGATAGCCGCCGAGCATGCGCAGATCGCGCGTGTCCTCATAGCGGGACACCAGCGCGCGCAGCTTCTGGATGAGATGCCGCTGCTCCGGCTTCCAGGCGTGATGCGCGAGGCGCGAGATCGACGCTTTGAGATCGATCGCCGGATAGCGTCCTTGCTCGGCGATGGCGCGGTCGAGCACGATATGGCCATCCAGCGTGCCGCGCACGCAATCGGCGATCGGATCATTGTGATTGTCGCCGTCGACGAGCACGGAATAGACGCCGGTGATCGAGCCGCGCCCTTCCTCGCCAGGTCCGGCGCGCTCCAGCAGGCGTGGAATATCGGCGAATATGCTCGGCGTGTAGCCATGCGCCACCGGCGGCTCGCCGGCGGCCAAGGCCACCTCGCGCGAGGCGTGCGCGAAACGCGTCACGGAATCGACGATGAGCAGAACATTGCGGCCGATATCGCGAAAATATTCCGCTATGGTCGTCGCCGTCAGCGGCGCGAGACGGCGCATCATCGGGCTTTCATCGCCTGTGGCCACGACGACGATCGACTCGCTCGCTTGTCCGGCCAGCACCTCGTCGAGAAATTCCCGCACTTCGCGACCGCGCTCGCCGACGAGGCAGATCACCACAGTGTCGAAGCCCGGCGCGCGCGCCAGCATCGCCAGCAAGGTGGACTTGCCGACGCCAGAGCCGGCGAAAATGCCGATGCGCTGGCCAGCGCAAATCGGCGTAAAGCAATCGACCGCCTTGACGCCGGTGCGCACGGGCACGCTCACGCGGCCGCGGCGCATCGCCTTCGGCGCCGAGGCGTCGACGTCGAAAGCCGTGTCGCCATCCGAGAGCGCGCCACGCTCGTCGATCGGCCGCGCAAAAGCGTCGAGAACGCGCCCGGCCCAATCGGCGCTCGGCGCGACCGCGATCGGCCCGGCGCGATAGGCGGGTGAGTTGAGGCCGATGCGCACGCGATTGTCGAAGGATTTGATGATCGCGCCTTCTTTGCCGACGCGCACGAC
This window harbors:
- the fliI gene encoding flagellar protein export ATPase FliI, whose translation is MTSLQRLRAAVERDQRRIDHIRVFGLVTEVTPSYCRVSGLSDFVELGECVRIGAPPDGALGQVVRVGKEGAIIKSFDNRVRIGLNSPAYRAGPIAVAPSADWAGRVLDAFARPIDERGALSDGDTAFDVDASAPKAMRRGRVSVPVRTGVKAVDCFTPICAGQRIGIFAGSGVGKSTLLAMLARAPGFDTVVICLVGERGREVREFLDEVLAGQASESIVVVATGDESPMMRRLAPLTATTIAEYFRDIGRNVLLIVDSVTRFAHASREVALAAGEPPVAHGYTPSIFADIPRLLERAGPGEEGRGSITGVYSVLVDGDNHNDPIADCVRGTLDGHIVLDRAIAEQGRYPAIDLKASISRLAHHAWKPEQRHLIQKLRALVSRYEDTRDLRMLGGYQRGADVELDQAVQLVPKLYEALTQSPQSPPSVDPFREVADRLQHATHG